The following proteins are encoded in a genomic region of Actinomadura sp. NAK00032:
- a CDS encoding protein kinase family protein has translation MTGTLDDALARLDRARVPADLFGADEAEAARRYRALARLVHPDATGGRTREAFIRLNDLWRAHRRTGTTLISTRRHAYRLHGDPIGGDLAELYPARTGTGREVLLKMPRDPRDGDLIEREAVALRRLPEDGDGKFLPYVPRLVESFRHRDAATGTQRQVNVIAALDGFRTLAEVGAALPGGVDPRDAAWMWRRLLVGLGFAHRAGVLHGAVLPEHVLIHPQEHGLVLVGWCHAVPGCYAHVDGSGRVPAMVGRYADWYPPEVPGRRPASPATDIFMATRCMTRLMGGKAPPAMRSFARGCTLPAQNRRPSDAWRLLAELDELLERLYGPRRFRPFHLPTPR, from the coding sequence ATGACCGGGACCCTGGACGACGCGCTGGCGCGGCTGGACCGGGCGCGCGTCCCGGCCGACCTGTTCGGCGCGGACGAGGCGGAGGCGGCGCGGCGCTACCGGGCGCTGGCGCGGCTCGTCCACCCGGACGCGACCGGCGGCCGCACCCGCGAGGCGTTCATCCGGCTGAACGACCTCTGGCGCGCCCACCGCCGCACCGGCACGACCCTGATCAGCACCCGCCGCCACGCGTACCGGCTGCACGGCGACCCGATCGGCGGCGACCTCGCGGAGCTGTACCCCGCCCGCACCGGGACCGGCCGCGAGGTGCTGCTGAAGATGCCCCGCGACCCGCGCGACGGCGACCTGATCGAGCGGGAGGCGGTGGCGCTCCGCCGGCTCCCCGAGGACGGCGACGGAAAGTTCCTGCCGTACGTCCCGCGCCTGGTCGAGTCGTTCCGGCACCGGGACGCGGCCACCGGCACCCAGCGGCAGGTCAACGTGATCGCCGCGCTGGACGGGTTCCGCACTCTGGCCGAGGTCGGGGCGGCGCTCCCCGGCGGCGTCGACCCGCGCGACGCCGCATGGATGTGGCGGCGGCTGCTCGTCGGGCTCGGGTTCGCGCACCGCGCGGGCGTGCTGCACGGCGCGGTGCTGCCCGAGCACGTGCTGATCCACCCGCAGGAGCACGGCCTGGTCCTGGTCGGCTGGTGCCACGCGGTGCCCGGCTGCTACGCGCACGTCGACGGCTCGGGCCGCGTCCCCGCGATGGTCGGCCGGTACGCCGACTGGTACCCGCCGGAGGTGCCGGGACGGCGCCCGGCGAGCCCCGCCACCGACATCTTCATGGCCACCCGGTGCATGACCCGCCTGATGGGCGGCAAGGCGCCCCCGGCGATGCGCTCGTTCGCGCGCGGCTGCACGCTGCCCGCGCAGAACCGGCGCCCGTCCGACGCCTGGCGGCTGCTGGCCGAGCTGGACGAGCTGCTGGAGCGGCTCTACGGCCCGCGGCGCTTCCGCCCGTTCCACCTGCCCACCCCTCGCTGA
- a CDS encoding NUDIX domain-containing protein codes for MTAPEPSRGEDAFLADYDPRDYDPVAVTVDVVALTIRDGALHVLLVRRGHPPYAGMWALPGGFVQAGGPLQGADAEDLSDAAVRELAEETGLSAKGGALGRVHLEQLGTYGSPGRDPRMRIISVAYLAFAPELPDPEAGGDAADAAWVPVDALGLTESGDQRPGTTRRLAFDHARILADGLERARGKLEYTPLATAFCGGEFTVPELRAVYEAVWGEELHAGNFHRKVLSVPGFVESTGATSDRGGRRGGPRPRLYRAGDARLLHPALLRPSREEEIR; via the coding sequence ATGACCGCCCCGGAACCGAGCCGCGGTGAGGACGCCTTCCTCGCCGACTACGACCCGCGCGACTACGACCCGGTCGCCGTGACGGTGGACGTGGTCGCGCTGACCATCCGGGACGGCGCCCTGCACGTCCTGCTGGTCCGGCGCGGGCACCCCCCGTACGCGGGCATGTGGGCGCTGCCGGGCGGGTTCGTCCAGGCGGGCGGGCCGCTGCAGGGCGCCGACGCCGAGGACCTGTCCGACGCGGCCGTGCGCGAGCTGGCCGAGGAGACCGGGCTCAGCGCCAAGGGCGGCGCGCTCGGCCGCGTGCACCTGGAGCAGCTCGGCACCTACGGCTCCCCCGGCCGCGACCCGCGGATGCGCATCATCTCCGTCGCCTACCTGGCGTTCGCGCCGGAGCTGCCCGACCCCGAGGCCGGCGGCGACGCGGCCGACGCGGCGTGGGTCCCGGTGGACGCGCTGGGCCTGACCGAGTCCGGCGACCAGCGCCCCGGCACCACCCGCAGGCTGGCGTTCGACCACGCGCGGATCCTCGCCGACGGCCTGGAGCGGGCGCGCGGGAAGCTGGAGTACACCCCGCTCGCGACGGCGTTCTGCGGCGGCGAGTTCACGGTCCCGGAGCTGCGCGCGGTCTACGAGGCGGTGTGGGGCGAGGAGCTGCACGCCGGCAACTTCCACCGGAAGGTCCTGTCGGTGCCCGGCTTCGTGGAGAGCACCGGCGCGACGTCCGACCGGGGCGGCCGGCGCGGCGGGCCCCGCCCCCGGCTCTACCGGGCGGGCGACGCCCGCCTCCTGCACCCCGCCCTGCTGCGGCCCAGCAGGGAGGAGGAGATCAGATGA